A part of Paenibacillus sp. IHBB 10380 genomic DNA contains:
- a CDS encoding ABC transporter permease, with protein sequence MMRAYYAITCKAFFRNTAYRSEVWLRIFGNISIVFIQISIWKALLGTGTLNGIDIEAMITYSLINASVSMILMNKVIYVVDDKLKTGDIISDLLKPISYPLLLFYDQLGNVVFQIMFTVVPTIFIAWLLFGFSVPTDPYTIVAFAISLLLALAISFLMGYLIALVSFWFLTTFALDWMVTALITVFSGSFLPLWFFSAEWKLVADILPFQFLGFVPAAIYMGKMDASEIIWMIMKGSVWILLLWLATQFLWGRAIKRLVVQGG encoded by the coding sequence ATGATGAGAGCCTATTACGCAATCACATGTAAAGCATTTTTCCGCAATACGGCGTATCGTTCAGAAGTCTGGCTACGAATTTTCGGCAATATCTCCATCGTATTTATTCAGATTTCCATTTGGAAGGCATTACTCGGAACTGGAACGTTGAATGGCATCGATATAGAAGCCATGATTACATATTCGCTTATCAATGCATCTGTTTCTATGATTTTAATGAACAAGGTCATTTATGTTGTAGATGATAAGTTGAAGACAGGTGATATTATATCGGATCTATTGAAACCGATCAGCTACCCGTTGCTATTATTTTATGATCAGTTAGGCAATGTTGTTTTCCAAATCATGTTTACCGTGGTTCCGACGATATTCATTGCATGGCTGTTATTCGGTTTTAGTGTCCCAACAGATCCTTATACCATTGTGGCATTTGCAATTAGTCTATTGCTAGCGTTAGCAATTTCTTTTTTGATGGGCTATTTAATAGCACTGGTGTCGTTCTGGTTTCTGACAACATTCGCCTTGGATTGGATGGTTACTGCATTGATAACCGTATTCTCAGGCTCATTTCTTCCGTTATGGTTCTTTTCAGCGGAATGGAAATTGGTTGCTGATATTCTCCCGTTTCAATTCTTAGGATTTGTACCAGCAGCCATATATATGGGGAAGATGGATGCAAGTGAAATCATATGGATGATCATGAAGGGAAGTGTGTGGATTCTGCTACTTTGGCTTGCAACCCAGTTCCTCTGGGGCAGGGCTATCAAAAGGCTAGTGGTACAAGGTGGTTAA
- a CDS encoding substrate-binding domain-containing protein, whose translation MKRKLTMQDIADKLNISKNSVSQALSGKDGVSEETRNLIQKTADEMGYMYPQSRKLKIKKGTGNIALIASDFAFSQTNFFGEIYLTIERETALRGMNLHIQSISQEAIDQLILPSFLENQNVDGILILSHIDTEYTKKVISTGIPVVLIDHHHPRIYADSILTNNRFGAFDAVQYLLDLGHHDIGFMGDIHFSPSYYERLEGYTMAMKERGITPNPHFIINDAVEQGDVILQRLVNLPVQPTAWFCVNDGLGFLINAAIQQMGLKIPEDISICSFDNGQLSRIATPSTTSMAIDLKLYGKKAIEQLFWRMNHKDEPFMETLLPTTLIERESTAQLRPR comes from the coding sequence ATGAAAAGAAAGTTGACCATGCAAGATATAGCGGATAAATTAAATATTTCTAAAAACTCCGTGTCGCAAGCGCTCAGTGGAAAAGATGGGGTCAGCGAAGAAACTCGAAACCTAATTCAAAAAACAGCAGATGAGATGGGCTACATGTACCCTCAAAGCCGTAAACTGAAAATAAAAAAAGGAACAGGCAACATTGCGCTGATCGCTTCTGATTTCGCCTTTTCCCAAACCAATTTTTTTGGAGAAATCTATCTCACTATTGAACGCGAGACCGCTCTTCGGGGCATGAATTTGCACATTCAGTCCATTTCACAAGAAGCGATCGATCAATTGATCCTTCCCTCTTTTTTAGAAAACCAAAATGTAGATGGAATCCTAATCCTTTCACATATTGATACGGAATATACGAAAAAAGTGATTTCTACGGGTATCCCTGTCGTACTTATTGACCATCATCACCCACGAATTTATGCCGACTCCATTCTAACAAACAACCGATTTGGTGCCTTTGATGCTGTTCAGTATCTACTTGATTTAGGACACCATGACATTGGCTTTATGGGAGATATTCATTTTTCTCCAAGTTATTATGAAAGATTGGAAGGATACACCATGGCAATGAAGGAGCGAGGAATCACTCCGAATCCACACTTCATCATCAATGATGCTGTCGAACAAGGGGATGTGATTTTACAACGCCTAGTAAACCTTCCCGTTCAGCCGACCGCATGGTTTTGCGTCAACGACGGATTGGGTTTTCTTATCAATGCGGCAATTCAACAAATGGGTCTCAAAATTCCAGAGGATATATCCATCTGCAGCTTTGATAACGGACAGCTCTCACGTATCGCAACACCATCAACGACCAGTATGGCGATCGATTTAAAATTATATGGAAAAAAAGCGATAGAACAACTTTTCTGGCGAATGAATCATAAAGATGAACCCTTTATGGAAACATTGCTGCCTACGACACTGATTGAGCGGGAATCTACAGCTCAACTACGCCCAAGGTGA
- a CDS encoding ABC transporter ATP-binding protein → MTLINIKNVSKSFKGIQLFENASAQFKKGNIYGIIGHNGSGKSVLFKMICGFIRPDTGEITIDPAYSDKQTNFPKNFGIIIDRPGYIDGLTGFDNLKRLADIQQLITNQEIKDAMTLVGLNPDAKQKVKNYSLGMKQKLALAQAIMENQEVLILDEPFNALDIDSVQSIRDMLLTFKKEGKTIILTSHNQEDIDLLCDYVYQIRQYVLEEVSCKN, encoded by the coding sequence ACATTAAGAACGTGAGTAAATCCTTTAAAGGCATTCAACTATTTGAAAATGCATCGGCACAGTTTAAAAAGGGAAATATTTATGGGATTATTGGGCATAACGGTTCCGGGAAATCGGTCTTATTCAAAATGATCTGTGGATTTATACGTCCAGATACAGGAGAAATCACAATTGATCCAGCCTACTCCGATAAGCAAACAAATTTCCCGAAAAACTTCGGCATCATTATTGATCGTCCAGGCTACATAGACGGGTTGACTGGATTTGACAACTTGAAGAGGCTTGCCGATATTCAACAGTTAATTACTAATCAGGAGATCAAAGATGCAATGACACTCGTTGGTCTCAATCCTGATGCTAAACAGAAGGTGAAAAACTACTCACTAGGCATGAAACAAAAGCTTGCACTGGCCCAGGCTATTATGGAGAATCAAGAAGTTTTGATTTTAGATGAGCCGTTTAATGCTTTGGACATTGATAGTGTTCAATCCATCCGCGACATGCTTTTAACTTTCAAAAAAGAAGGGAAAACCATTATCCTAACGAGTCACAACCAAGAAGATATTGATTTATTATGTGATTACGTCTATCAGATTCGCCAATATGTGCTCGAGGAAGTATCATGTAAAAACTAA
- a CDS encoding extracellular solute-binding protein produces MKKKLAMLLIFTVAISMLAACGSKSTDNKGTAEGVTAIEFWTANNPPQQAYWESLAKEYETVNPKIKINVSPMKETPSSEANIQSAIAGGSAPTLSENISRGFAAQLTNSKALVPLNTMAGWDDIVAGRNMTNTIESWKFSDDNQYVLPISSNAMLFGWRLDILKELGYNEPPKTYSEMLDVAKKLKVKYPDKYVWAKADLADPAAWKRWFDFFMLYNAASDGNKFIEGGKFVADDKAGIATLGLMDNLRKEKSLLAENITDPFETGVGIFTDIGPWTLNYWAEKFPELKYNETYTLAAPPVPDDVKVDHPKTFADTKGIVIYASAPKEKQEAAMEFMKWVYSDAKHDLQWFEKTNMPPARDDLSTNDVFKAFLDENPALKKYAEAVPYAVPPMDNAKFNELQTFIGQEAVNPVVRGQIDPTTGWNNMKKAIEEALK; encoded by the coding sequence ATGAAAAAGAAGTTGGCCATGTTATTAATTTTTACTGTTGCGATTTCAATGCTCGCGGCATGTGGCTCGAAAAGTACGGATAACAAAGGTACGGCTGAAGGTGTCACAGCGATTGAGTTCTGGACAGCGAATAATCCGCCTCAGCAAGCTTATTGGGAAAGTTTGGCTAAAGAATACGAAACTGTGAACCCTAAAATAAAAATTAACGTAAGTCCAATGAAAGAAACACCAAGCTCTGAGGCGAATATTCAATCCGCTATTGCTGGAGGAAGTGCGCCAACGCTATCGGAAAATATTTCTCGTGGTTTTGCCGCACAACTTACAAACAGTAAAGCGCTTGTACCGTTGAATACAATGGCGGGTTGGGATGATATCGTTGCGGGACGTAATATGACGAATACGATTGAATCTTGGAAATTTTCCGATGACAACCAATATGTTCTTCCCATTTCTTCCAATGCTATGTTGTTCGGATGGAGACTTGATATTTTGAAAGAACTGGGCTATAACGAGCCTCCAAAAACATACAGTGAAATGCTAGATGTTGCTAAGAAGTTGAAAGTGAAATACCCTGACAAATATGTATGGGCAAAAGCAGATCTTGCAGATCCAGCGGCATGGAAGAGATGGTTCGACTTCTTTATGCTCTATAATGCAGCTTCCGATGGTAATAAATTTATCGAAGGTGGTAAATTCGTAGCGGATGATAAGGCGGGAATTGCAACGTTAGGTCTTATGGACAATTTGCGCAAAGAGAAATCGTTGCTTGCAGAGAATATAACAGACCCATTCGAGACCGGAGTAGGTATTTTTACAGATATTGGTCCATGGACACTCAACTACTGGGCAGAGAAATTCCCGGAATTGAAATATAACGAAACATATACATTAGCAGCGCCTCCTGTTCCGGATGATGTGAAGGTAGATCATCCAAAAACTTTTGCAGATACCAAAGGAATAGTAATCTATGCATCTGCACCAAAGGAAAAGCAAGAAGCAGCTATGGAATTTATGAAGTGGGTATACTCTGATGCGAAACATGATTTGCAATGGTTTGAGAAAACAAATATGCCTCCAGCTCGTGATGATTTGTCGACCAACGATGTGTTTAAAGCATTCCTAGATGAGAATCCAGCACTTAAGAAGTATGCTGAAGCTGTACCGTACGCTGTACCTCCAATGGACAACGCGAAATTTAATGAATTGCAAACTTTTATCGGACAGGAAGCTGTGAATCCAGTTGTTCGCGGCCAAATTGATCCGACAACGGGTTGGAATAACATGAAGAAAGCTATTGAAGAGGCTCTTAAGTAA
- a CDS encoding carbohydrate ABC transporter permease encodes METKNNNKLGWLFASPYLIYGFVFFLGPLIWSLYLAFTNWDLIAPNYDFVGFSNFIKAFKNPAVQSSFWVTYKFMMVFVPLVTAASLAVAMIVQGLPKLKSVFLIGFFLPYLSSGVVSSLIVKGLLSYNSPVNAFLRDTFGIKINWLGTPFTALMIVALIIAWKFAGYYALILTSGLESIDKEVYEAAAIDGVSRRQRFWTITLPLLYPAIYTTLILSFGVTFGIFTEVYQLTGGGPNYATNTWQMEIYNQAFKNLQAGYASAIAILAAIVTFISIFVIKKLLEMWGKRNGWV; translated from the coding sequence ATGGAAACCAAAAATAATAATAAGTTGGGCTGGTTATTTGCCAGCCCGTACCTTATTTATGGATTCGTATTTTTCCTTGGTCCATTAATTTGGTCACTTTATCTTGCGTTCACCAACTGGGATTTGATCGCTCCTAATTACGATTTTGTTGGATTTTCTAATTTTATTAAAGCTTTTAAAAATCCAGCGGTACAATCGTCATTTTGGGTTACTTATAAATTTATGATGGTTTTTGTGCCATTGGTCACAGCAGCATCACTTGCAGTGGCAATGATTGTACAGGGACTTCCGAAATTGAAAAGTGTTTTTTTAATTGGTTTCTTCTTACCGTACCTATCTTCCGGTGTTGTATCATCGCTGATTGTAAAAGGACTTTTATCTTACAACAGCCCGGTTAACGCTTTTTTAAGGGACACCTTTGGCATTAAAATAAACTGGCTTGGCACACCATTTACAGCACTGATGATCGTGGCCTTAATTATTGCTTGGAAATTTGCCGGTTATTATGCGCTAATTCTCACATCAGGCCTTGAAAGTATCGATAAGGAAGTCTATGAAGCGGCAGCGATTGATGGCGTAAGTCGTAGACAACGTTTCTGGACAATCACGCTACCGTTATTATATCCAGCCATCTATACGACGCTGATTTTATCCTTTGGCGTAACATTTGGTATTTTTACCGAGGTGTATCAATTAACGGGTGGTGGTCCAAATTATGCGACTAACACATGGCAGATGGAAATCTATAATCAAGCGTTCAAAAACTTGCAAGCAGGTTATGCTTCAGCGATAGCTATTCTCGCTGCGATTGTCACATTCATTTCGATCTTTGTCATTAAAAAATTGTTAGAAATGTGGGGGAAACGAAATGGTTGGGTCTAA
- a CDS encoding BtaManbiosPhlase, with amino-acid sequence MNIYRYEENPIITPADVTPYHPNFEVIGAFNAGIAQYNGEVLMLLRVAERPISEDPQIVKAPIYNPKTQELELIELRTDDERYDFSDPRVIRDRTGSSGFAYLTSISYIRIARSKDGHHFTIDEKPFVYPSNEQETFGIEDPRVTQMGDTYYIYFSVISPVGIGESMVSTKDFVNIEHHGMIFSPENKDVIIFPEKINGKYYALHRPTTKSIGNPEIWIAESNNLLYWGNHKHLMGLRKGMWDSGRIGGGAVPFKTDKGWLELYHGATLDHRYCMGAVLLDLNDPTKIIARSDKPVMEPDADYEKKGFFGDVVFSCGVIVEGDIVKMYYGVADTSMACAELSLQEILDSLIYV; translated from the coding sequence GTGAATATATATCGTTATGAAGAGAATCCAATCATTACCCCAGCAGATGTGACACCCTATCACCCTAATTTTGAAGTCATTGGTGCTTTCAATGCAGGTATTGCTCAATACAACGGTGAAGTGCTTATGTTGCTTCGCGTTGCGGAGCGTCCCATCAGCGAGGATCCACAGATTGTAAAAGCGCCGATTTATAATCCGAAGACGCAGGAGCTTGAATTGATCGAGCTACGTACTGACGATGAGCGTTATGATTTCTCTGATCCACGTGTGATCAGAGATCGTACAGGCAGTTCTGGATTTGCCTATTTAACGTCGATCTCCTATATTCGTATTGCACGTAGTAAGGATGGACATCACTTTACCATAGATGAAAAGCCGTTTGTATATCCTTCAAATGAGCAAGAAACGTTCGGGATTGAGGATCCTCGTGTCACTCAAATGGGAGATACGTACTATATTTATTTCTCTGTCATTTCCCCAGTAGGTATTGGTGAATCCATGGTTTCTACGAAAGATTTTGTGAATATCGAGCATCATGGCATGATATTCAGTCCGGAAAATAAAGATGTAATTATTTTTCCAGAGAAAATTAACGGTAAATACTATGCGCTTCATCGCCCGACGACGAAAAGTATCGGGAATCCAGAAATTTGGATCGCTGAGTCTAACAATTTATTGTATTGGGGTAATCATAAACATTTGATGGGGCTCCGTAAAGGAATGTGGGATAGCGGACGTATCGGTGGAGGTGCGGTACCTTTCAAGACGGATAAAGGCTGGTTAGAGCTCTATCATGGAGCGACACTGGATCATCGTTATTGTATGGGTGCAGTTCTCCTTGACTTGAACGATCCTACAAAAATTATTGCGCGTTCGGACAAGCCTGTAATGGAACCTGATGCAGACTACGAGAAAAAAGGTTTTTTTGGAGATGTCGTATTTTCCTGCGGCGTTATCGTCGAGGGTGATATTGTGAAAATGTACTACGGTGTAGCAGATACCTCTATGGCTTGCGCGGAACTAAGTCTTCAAGAGATTCTTGATAGTTTGATATATGTATAA
- a CDS encoding carbohydrate ABC transporter permease: MVGSNDKNKLSLTIRYSVATLLLLVMVFPYLYMVLNSFADWSQVDRQLIPSSYSLKSYSWLFSGGETGTPRPWLNSFFNSVIVSVGSTVLMMVFGIMVAYALAKIKFRGRDAVNNFVLFHMFFPAIILLIPNFLVIQKVGLYDTYWAMIIPKAMSLWAIFMYTNFFKAVPTTFIEAAKIDGATEFQILYKIMVPMSKSITTVIFLFLLMERWTELLWDMIVVRSDEMLTLNVLLSQMFGPYAGYPGPMYAASVLLTLPIIILFIIFGKRFKEGMQFNLK; the protein is encoded by the coding sequence ATGGTTGGGTCTAATGATAAAAATAAGCTTAGTTTAACCATCCGTTATAGTGTGGCTACCCTTCTGCTTCTAGTAATGGTATTTCCGTATCTTTATATGGTGTTAAACTCTTTTGCGGATTGGAGCCAAGTCGATCGACAACTTATTCCATCAAGCTACTCGTTAAAATCGTATTCATGGTTGTTTAGCGGTGGGGAGACTGGAACACCAAGACCGTGGCTGAATTCCTTTTTTAACAGTGTTATCGTTTCGGTTGGTTCTACAGTTCTAATGATGGTGTTTGGGATCATGGTAGCTTATGCGCTTGCTAAAATTAAATTTAGAGGTCGGGATGCAGTTAACAATTTCGTTCTGTTTCATATGTTTTTCCCGGCGATTATTTTGTTGATTCCGAATTTTTTGGTCATCCAAAAAGTTGGCTTATACGACACCTATTGGGCGATGATTATTCCAAAGGCAATGAGTTTATGGGCGATATTTATGTACACAAACTTTTTTAAAGCGGTCCCGACGACGTTTATTGAAGCGGCGAAGATAGATGGGGCTACGGAGTTTCAAATTTTGTATAAAATTATGGTTCCGATGTCCAAGTCCATTACGACGGTTATTTTCTTATTCCTACTTATGGAACGCTGGACAGAACTTCTGTGGGATATGATCGTGGTACGCAGCGACGAAATGCTGACACTTAACGTGTTATTGTCACAAATGTTCGGTCCGTATGCAGGTTATCCGGGCCCAATGTATGCAGCATCTGTACTCTTGACGTTACCGATCATTATTCTATTCATCATTTTTGGTAAGAGATTTAAAGAAGGCATGCAGTTTAACTTAAAATAG
- a CDS encoding ABC transporter permease, whose protein sequence is MNIRLFSYFVTLIIKSRMEYRGAFLIGAVGQITGYAANYLVIWLLLQNFDTINGWSWSEIAFLYSLNILTYAIGASFTYTPMVSLDQTIINGDFDKYLTKPLSPFTYYLANLFNIGYIAHIVISLLVLLWSITQVDVSWTAVKIIYLVLAVISGSFLQAAGLVVIGSLSFIFLRVRYLFEIFFKLKEFIAYPISIYGTLLQMILTWIIPIAMINYYPSIYLFDDSVLTNKILGIVALAIGPLAFYISYKLWMYGANKYQGAGG, encoded by the coding sequence ATGAATATACGTTTATTTTCATATTTTGTTACATTGATCATTAAATCTCGCATGGAATATAGGGGCGCATTTTTGATTGGTGCAGTTGGCCAGATCACAGGTTATGCAGCCAACTATCTCGTTATTTGGCTACTTCTACAAAATTTCGATACCATTAATGGCTGGAGTTGGTCAGAAATTGCCTTCTTATACAGCTTAAATATACTTACATATGCCATAGGAGCATCTTTTACTTACACACCGATGGTGAGTTTAGACCAAACTATCATTAATGGTGATTTTGATAAGTATTTAACGAAACCATTATCTCCATTTACGTACTACTTGGCTAACTTGTTCAACATCGGTTATATTGCGCACATTGTTATATCATTACTTGTCCTTCTGTGGTCGATAACTCAAGTTGATGTGAGTTGGACGGCTGTTAAGATTATCTACCTTGTTCTCGCAGTTATCAGTGGTTCTTTCCTGCAGGCAGCAGGTTTAGTTGTGATTGGTTCTTTATCCTTTATTTTTCTGCGTGTAAGATATTTGTTCGAGATTTTCTTTAAGCTGAAGGAGTTTATTGCATATCCAATTTCGATATACGGAACCCTGCTGCAAATGATTCTGACCTGGATTATTCCTATTGCCATGATTAATTATTATCCAAGCATATATCTGTTTGATGATAGTGTACTAACCAATAAGATCCTTGGTATCGTGGCACTAGCCATTGGCCCCTTAGCTTTCTATATTTCCTATAAGTTATGGATGTATGGAGCAAATAAATATCAGGGGGCAGGAGGTTAG
- a CDS encoding ABC transporter ATP-binding protein yields the protein MIQVEGISKEYKQFKRSSGIIGSMKNLFSREHTLLKAVNQISFSIEKGEAVGYLGPNGAGKSTMIKMLTGILVPTSGTVTVNNLVPHKHRKEIAKRVGIVFGQRSQLWWDLPVQDSFELHRRIYNLHDTDYRKNMNIFLELLNLKEFITQPVRQLSLGQRMRAEIGLALLHNPDILFLDEPTIGLDVIAKDNIRSFIKQMNREHKVSILLTTHDLKDIEEICPRMLIVNKGELIFDGTVDQLKSNLSPGKIITIEFESNPGDDVELENAELIADHGIRKTFKIDKGLDSAIDFVQSVSKRYPIKDFSLHDSDIEDIIRMYYRSLDNDNNIGFANQEKLSVI from the coding sequence ATGATTCAGGTGGAAGGAATCTCGAAGGAATACAAACAATTCAAACGATCATCAGGCATCATTGGATCGATGAAAAATTTATTTTCAAGAGAACATACGCTACTTAAAGCCGTTAATCAAATCTCCTTTTCAATAGAAAAAGGTGAGGCAGTCGGATATTTAGGACCCAATGGTGCAGGGAAATCAACGATGATTAAAATGCTTACGGGCATTTTAGTTCCGACATCGGGGACGGTCACAGTCAATAACCTTGTTCCACACAAACATCGTAAGGAAATCGCAAAAAGGGTGGGTATTGTATTCGGTCAACGGAGTCAACTGTGGTGGGACCTTCCGGTACAAGATTCGTTCGAGCTTCATAGACGTATTTATAATCTTCACGATACGGACTATCGAAAAAATATGAATATATTTTTGGAATTACTGAATTTAAAAGAATTTATTACACAACCAGTAAGACAATTAAGCCTTGGTCAGCGAATGAGAGCAGAGATTGGTCTTGCACTTCTACATAATCCGGACATTCTTTTTTTAGATGAACCAACCATTGGATTAGATGTTATTGCGAAGGATAACATTAGATCTTTTATAAAACAAATGAACCGTGAACATAAAGTATCTATTCTATTGACCACTCATGATCTGAAGGATATTGAAGAGATTTGCCCAAGGATGCTGATTGTGAACAAAGGGGAACTTATCTTTGATGGAACCGTTGATCAATTAAAGTCAAACCTTTCACCAGGGAAAATAATTACGATTGAATTCGAATCTAATCCTGGAGATGATGTTGAGTTAGAGAATGCTGAACTAATTGCTGATCATGGAATAAGGAAAACTTTTAAAATTGATAAAGGTTTGGACTCTGCCATTGATTTTGTCCAAAGTGTCTCTAAGCGCTATCCAATTAAAGACTTCAGTCTTCATGATTCTGATATTGAGGACATCATTCGAATGTACTATCGGAGTTTGGATAACGATAATAACATTGGATTCGCCAACCAAGAGAAATTGAGTGTGATTTAG
- a CDS encoding MTP-1 family protein — protein sequence MSFTQKETKTCATLLREYQQSNKTIRNPEKLTFMGVGDKDVYNITAPFEDEGEQVIAGRVESRDSEYSEIVFFVERDGAWIPREGAPIFTLQDPFYTKIAGELVLGGVQIYPHPNPTKDSIFSWRTVFYKGARIAELKPFFTGPSGMKDLRLVELIDGSIGVLTRPQGEKGGRGKIGFTRISSLKDLTPEVIEEAPLLEGQFIEEEWGGGNEIHLLNNGLLGILGHIACFDTELDRHYYSMVFVLDPETREFSDIRLIAVRAEFVPGVSKRPDLRDVVFSGGLVRNLDGTANLYVGLSDAEAHRLTMADPFISFE from the coding sequence GTGAGTTTCACACAAAAAGAAACGAAAACGTGCGCGACATTGTTACGTGAGTATCAACAGTCGAATAAAACGATTCGTAATCCAGAAAAATTAACATTCATGGGTGTTGGCGATAAGGATGTCTATAATATTACAGCCCCGTTTGAAGATGAAGGCGAACAGGTTATTGCGGGGCGCGTAGAATCCCGGGATAGTGAGTATTCTGAAATTGTTTTCTTTGTGGAGCGGGATGGGGCTTGGATACCACGTGAAGGTGCGCCCATTTTTACGCTTCAAGATCCGTTCTACACGAAAATTGCCGGGGAGCTTGTGCTTGGGGGTGTCCAGATTTATCCGCATCCCAATCCAACCAAAGATAGCATATTTTCATGGCGTACGGTGTTCTATAAAGGCGCTCGAATTGCAGAGCTTAAACCGTTTTTTACAGGACCGAGCGGTATGAAAGATTTACGGTTGGTGGAATTGATAGATGGAAGCATCGGTGTATTGACAAGGCCGCAAGGCGAAAAAGGCGGACGCGGTAAAATTGGTTTTACACGTATTTCATCTTTAAAGGATTTGACGCCCGAAGTGATTGAGGAAGCGCCGCTATTGGAAGGGCAATTCATCGAGGAAGAGTGGGGTGGAGGCAACGAAATTCATCTGCTTAACAACGGATTGTTAGGAATTCTTGGTCATATTGCCTGCTTCGATACGGAGTTAGACCGCCATTATTATTCTATGGTATTTGTATTAGATCCAGAAACACGTGAATTTTCGGATATTCGCTTGATTGCCGTTCGTGCTGAATTTGTACCAGGTGTATCGAAACGTCCCGATTTGAGAGATGTCGTTTTCAGTGGAGGGCTCGTACGGAATTTGGACGGTACAGCAAATTTATATGTAGGTCTCTCTGATGCAGAAGCGCATCGTTTGACGATGGCCGATCCATTTATTTCATTTGAATGA